A single genomic interval of Mobula hypostoma chromosome 7, sMobHyp1.1, whole genome shotgun sequence harbors:
- the rp2 gene encoding protein XRP2 isoform X1 has translation MGCLFSRKSKGKKQSKAAAEEEGEESPKQYSWDNRAKEIDVKDYMLVGLKDQTLGRLPGKVAGEQFVIEECENCNIYIFDHSATITIDDCTNCRIFLGPTKGSVFFRKCVDCKCVVACQQFRTRDCRKMDVFLCCATQPIIESSTGMKFGCFQYYYPELGYQFKDAGLSIFNNNWSNIHDFTPASDENNWTLLAEGTVPHDYVPLPDSEELKAVRISTELNRSIVPVTRGQRQKSSEESCLVVFFAGDYTTANARKLIDEMATKDFALVQTKEISMRPDDANRVFKDKAADFIPLLQQGPVVALEFNGDGVVDACQNVVSSVFTASKVFVSENKSSASQDVDNFYNYAEIQMGM, from the exons ATGGGCTGCCTGTTCTCTAGGAAGTCTAAAGGGAAGAAACAGAGCAAGGCGGCggcggaggaggagggggaagagtcgCCGAAGCAATACAGCTGGGACAACCGGGcgaaggag ATTGATGTTAAGGATTATATGCTGGTTGGTTTAAAGGATCAGACACTGGGACGGTTGCCTggtaaagttgctggtgagcagtttgtcattgaagaATGTGAAAACTGCAACATATATATATTTGACCACTCTGCCACTATCACCATTGACGACTGCACCAACTGCAGGATATTCCTGGGACCTACTAAGGGTAGTGTGTTTTTCCGCAAATGTGTAGACTGCAAATGTGTCGTGGCTTGTCAGCAATTTCGTACACGGGATTGCAGAAAAATGGACGTCTTCCTCTGTTGTGCAACACAGCCCATCATTGAATCATCTACGGGCATGAAGTTTGGTTGTTTTCAATATTACTATCCTGAACTAGGTTACCAATTCAAAGATGCGGGCTTGAGCATCTTCAACAACAACTGGAGCAACATTCATGACTTCACCCCAGCTTCTGATGAGAACAATTGGACATTGTTAGCTGAAGGTACAGTACCACATGATTATGTTCCCCTTCCTGATTCAGAGGAGCTGAAAGCAGTTCGGATCTCTACTGAGTTGAACAGAAGCATTGTTCCAGTCACACGAGGCCAGAGGCAAAAGAGCAGTGAAGAGTCATGCTTGGTTGTGTTTTTTGCTGGAGACTACACCACAGCCAATGCCAGGAAATTAATTGATGAG ATGGCTACAAAAGATTTTGCTCTTGTTCAAACAAAGGAAATTTCTATGAGACCAGATGATGCCAACAGGGTATTCAAAGACAAAGCAGCAGACTTTATTCCATTGCTTCAGCAAG GCCCTGTGGTGGCGTTAGAATTCAATGGTGATGGTGTAGTGGATGCCTGCCAGAACGTAGTCAGTTCTGTGTTCACTGCTTCCAag GTGTTTGTTTCTGAAAACAAATCTTCAGCTTCCCAAGATGTGGACAATTTCTATAACTATGCTGAAATACAGATGGGAATGTAA
- the rp2 gene encoding protein XRP2 isoform X2, which translates to MLVGLKDQTLGRLPGKVAGEQFVIEECENCNIYIFDHSATITIDDCTNCRIFLGPTKGSVFFRKCVDCKCVVACQQFRTRDCRKMDVFLCCATQPIIESSTGMKFGCFQYYYPELGYQFKDAGLSIFNNNWSNIHDFTPASDENNWTLLAEGTVPHDYVPLPDSEELKAVRISTELNRSIVPVTRGQRQKSSEESCLVVFFAGDYTTANARKLIDEMATKDFALVQTKEISMRPDDANRVFKDKAADFIPLLQQGPVVALEFNGDGVVDACQNVVSSVFTASKVFVSENKSSASQDVDNFYNYAEIQMGM; encoded by the exons ATGCTGGTTGGTTTAAAGGATCAGACACTGGGACGGTTGCCTggtaaagttgctggtgagcagtttgtcattgaagaATGTGAAAACTGCAACATATATATATTTGACCACTCTGCCACTATCACCATTGACGACTGCACCAACTGCAGGATATTCCTGGGACCTACTAAGGGTAGTGTGTTTTTCCGCAAATGTGTAGACTGCAAATGTGTCGTGGCTTGTCAGCAATTTCGTACACGGGATTGCAGAAAAATGGACGTCTTCCTCTGTTGTGCAACACAGCCCATCATTGAATCATCTACGGGCATGAAGTTTGGTTGTTTTCAATATTACTATCCTGAACTAGGTTACCAATTCAAAGATGCGGGCTTGAGCATCTTCAACAACAACTGGAGCAACATTCATGACTTCACCCCAGCTTCTGATGAGAACAATTGGACATTGTTAGCTGAAGGTACAGTACCACATGATTATGTTCCCCTTCCTGATTCAGAGGAGCTGAAAGCAGTTCGGATCTCTACTGAGTTGAACAGAAGCATTGTTCCAGTCACACGAGGCCAGAGGCAAAAGAGCAGTGAAGAGTCATGCTTGGTTGTGTTTTTTGCTGGAGACTACACCACAGCCAATGCCAGGAAATTAATTGATGAG ATGGCTACAAAAGATTTTGCTCTTGTTCAAACAAAGGAAATTTCTATGAGACCAGATGATGCCAACAGGGTATTCAAAGACAAAGCAGCAGACTTTATTCCATTGCTTCAGCAAG GCCCTGTGGTGGCGTTAGAATTCAATGGTGATGGTGTAGTGGATGCCTGCCAGAACGTAGTCAGTTCTGTGTTCACTGCTTCCAag GTGTTTGTTTCTGAAAACAAATCTTCAGCTTCCCAAGATGTGGACAATTTCTATAACTATGCTGAAATACAGATGGGAATGTAA